One window of the Eucalyptus grandis isolate ANBG69807.140 chromosome 8, ASM1654582v1, whole genome shotgun sequence genome contains the following:
- the LOC104422919 gene encoding LOW QUALITY PROTEIN: brassinosteroid-related acyltransferase 1 (The sequence of the model RefSeq protein was modified relative to this genomic sequence to represent the inferred CDS: inserted 1 base in 1 codon) — translation MENARIEELPCSVDGLTKLTHLSLSRCSLIKELPCLLGELGALVELHLSSSSIVNLPEETEGDWDRLYKDKNISRHHRIGQDARRIPLSSLYIRKPLFSFIHNKTLKTLQISHSQSYNFHGHPHESHHLGVSIRRTIIVRPKTLQPPKLLNLSNLDRQCPALMYLVFFYKPHLNSNFSKNEISLGLVFDSLRFDLEETLSVWYPAAGRLSLNPEDGKLNLWCNNEGVVLAEAVAQVKVSDLGDLSQYNEFFEKLVYKPDFDGDLSKMPLVVAQVTLFECGGYSIGMGTSHSLFDGPAAYDFLHAWSSNSAVTKEKGYRLEINMPVHDRGRLLLLNPQKQVAIANPVKSAAAIDHLYQLIMQSAVNQNILSDVKSSSLVPKTFDLSGEFIESIKGELCKGMNGSFSCSTFEAVSAHLWKARTKAFGLHKGTLVCLQFAVDTRNRLSPPLPKGFSGNAYVLASVALTAGELMESSHADIIKKIKXAKRSVNDEYVTAYMKALEGPPASLPPLKELTLVSDWTRMPFHKVGFLSEEAAYVSPLVPPIPQVAYLMQNPSDDHLGIHVRLGLPPGILSAFPGYFLSVNL, via the exons ATGGAAAATGCAAGAATCGAAGAGCTTCCGTGCTCAGTTGACGGACTAACGAAGCTGACGCATTTGTCTCTAAGCAGATGCTCTCTGATAAAGGAACTTCCATGCTTACTCGGGGAATTAGGAGCATTGGTGGAGTTGCATTTGTCATCATCAAGTATAGTCAACCTGCCTGAAGAAACTGAGGGCGATTGGGATCGACTATACAAAGATAAGAATATTTCCAGACACCATCGGATTGGTCAAGATGCTCGAAGAATT cctctctcttctctttataTTCGCAAacccctcttttctttcattcacAATAAGACCTTGAAAACATTGCAGATCAGCCATTCTCAAAGCTACAATTTCCATGGCCACCCCCATGAGAGCCATCATTTGGGTGTCTCAATTAGAAGGACAATCATTGTACGACCGAAAACATTGCAACCTCCAAAGCTCCTCAATCTCTCTAACCTGGACAGACAGTGTCCAGCTCTCATGTACTTGGTCTTCTTTTATAAACCACATCTCAATAGTAACTTTTCCAAGAATGAAATTTCACTTGGTCTTGTGTTTGATAGCTTAAGATTTGACCTAGAAGAGACATTATCAGTGTGGTATCCAGCTGCTGGTAGGCTCAGCTTGAACCCAGAAGATGGGAAGCTCAATCTTTGGTGCAACAATGAAGGTGTGGTTTTAGCTGAAGCTGTCGCTCAAGTGAAGGTTTCAGATCTTGGAGATCTATCACAATACAATGAGTTCTTTGAGAAGTTGGTCTACAAGCCTGACTTTGATGGGGACTTGTCCAAGATGCCTCTAGTTGTTGCTCAG GTAACTCTATTTGAATGCGGAGGCTATTCCATAGGAATGGGTACAAGCCACTCATTATTTGACGGACCTGCCGCATACGACTTTCTTCATGCCTGGTCTTCAAATTCTGCAGTTACCAAAGAAAAGGGATATCGTCTTGAGATTAATATGCCGGTGCATGACCGAGGTAGGCTATTGCTTCTGAATCCTCAGAAACAAGTGGCAATCGCTAACCCAGTGAAAAGTGCTGCTGCTATAGATCATTTATATCAATTGATAATGCAATCAGCCGTGAATCAGAACATCTTGTCTGATGTGAAGAGTTCGAGTTTGGTTCCCAAGACTTTTGATTTGAGCGGGGAGTTCATAGAAAGCATAAAAGGGGAGTTGTGCAAGGGGATGAATGGCAGCTTCTCATGTTCAACCTTTGAGGCGGTTTCAGCTCACCTGTGGAAG GCAAGGACCAAGGCTTTTGGACTACACAAAGGAACACTGGTGTGCCTCCAATTTGCAGTGGACACAAGGAATAGGCTGTCGCCTCCGCTCCCGAAGGGTTTCAGCGGCAATGCATACGTGCTCGCCTCGGTGGCGTTAACGGCCGGAGAACTGATGGAATCGAGCCATGCAGACATAATCAAGAAGATAA AGGCCAAAAGATCTGTGAATGATGAATACGTGACGGCGTACATGAAAGCACTCGAAGGGCCACCAGCTTCCTTGCCTCCATTGAAGGAGCTGACCCTTGTGTCTGACTGGACCAGAATGCCATTCCACAAGGTTGGTTTCCTCAGTGAAGAAGCAGCCTATGTTTCCCCTTTGGTCCCTCCAATCCCACAAGTTGCTTACTTGATGCAAAACCCTAGTGATGATCACCTAGGGATTCATGTGAGGCTAGGTTTGCCCCCGGGAATCTTAAGTGCTTTCCCCGGATACTTCCTCTCGGTAAACCTATAA